One stretch of Rhizobium rhizoryzae DNA includes these proteins:
- a CDS encoding energy-coupling factor transporter transmembrane component T family protein produces MLNSLHIEGESWLHRMGTGWKLFALLVLSLVLTLISNLPLLAAALVASLMVSRSIGMTERMLWQRTKPVLLTIAFLALVNMVLLSPRDGLVILLRLPAILFFASAVTASTSLSAFIDTLTRAAMPLERLGLIRAADLGLALGLVLRFVPEIHARYGALKDAHKARGIPVKLHRLLGPLIISTLKDADSIADAIDARGIRGQKSRH; encoded by the coding sequence ATGCTGAACAGCCTCCACATCGAGGGGGAAAGCTGGCTTCACCGGATGGGAACCGGCTGGAAGCTTTTCGCGCTGCTGGTGCTCAGCCTCGTGCTCACGCTCATCAGCAACCTGCCGCTGCTTGCAGCCGCGCTTGTCGCTTCGCTTATGGTTTCGCGCAGTATCGGCATGACGGAGAGGATGCTCTGGCAGAGAACGAAGCCGGTGCTCCTGACGATTGCCTTTCTTGCACTTGTCAACATGGTGCTCCTGTCGCCGCGCGACGGTCTGGTCATTCTCCTACGCCTGCCTGCCATCCTGTTTTTTGCCAGTGCCGTGACGGCAAGCACATCCCTCTCTGCGTTCATCGATACACTGACGCGAGCCGCCATGCCGCTGGAAAGGCTTGGCCTCATCAGAGCGGCGGATCTGGGTCTGGCGCTTGGCCTTGTCCTGCGCTTCGTTCCTGAGATTCATGCGCGCTACGGGGCCTTGAAGGATGCGCACAAGGCACGCGGTATTCCGGTGAAGCTGCATCGCCTGCTCGGTCCGCTGATCATTTCAACCCTCAAGGATGCGGATAGCATTGCCGACGCGATTGACGCACGCGGCATTCGAGGCCAGAAAAGCCGCCATTGA
- a CDS encoding biotin transporter BioY — MSTRDLVLAALFTAIIVVLGLIPPVPLAFLPVPITAQSMGVMLAGCIIGARRGALAYVLLVVLVAVGLPVLSGGRGGLAVLMGPTAGYIFGWIVGTFVTGLLAQRLVSESQPALRQMAGFLIAGVVGGIVVVYAIGMPWLSFITGTPFDKVVTGSVVFLPGDILKAVIASLAARAVMVGYPLLPQRA; from the coding sequence ATGTCCACCAGAGATCTCGTGCTTGCGGCGCTGTTTACCGCCATCATCGTTGTTCTGGGCCTGATTCCGCCGGTTCCGCTGGCGTTTCTGCCGGTGCCGATCACCGCGCAATCCATGGGTGTCATGCTGGCAGGCTGCATCATCGGCGCTAGGCGCGGTGCGCTGGCCTATGTTCTGCTCGTCGTGCTGGTGGCGGTCGGCCTGCCGGTCCTGTCCGGCGGTCGCGGCGGTCTTGCCGTCCTCATGGGACCGACAGCAGGCTACATCTTCGGCTGGATTGTCGGCACCTTCGTCACTGGCCTTCTCGCTCAGCGACTCGTCAGCGAAAGCCAGCCCGCGCTGCGCCAGATGGCGGGTTTCCTGATTGCGGGCGTCGTGGGCGGCATTGTCGTCGTCTATGCCATCGGCATGCCCTGGCTGAGCTTCATTACCGGCACGCCTTTCGACAAGGTCGTCACCGGCTCGGTCGTCTTCCTGCCCGGCGACATCCTGAAGGCTGTGATCGCATCGCTTGCCGCACGCGCCGTCATGGTCGGTTATCCGCTGCTTCCACAGCGCGCCTGA
- a CDS encoding acyl-CoA thioesterase, with the protein MTAKQINNRHVFEVPFRDVGMRGEMFSAAYIIHAEEALARFWDQREPLDTDPAFYVSKVSCNLLRAVRFGDRIETTVRVSKIGGRSAGFSILMHRGAEQVAEAEIIWSACDRQSGAPAPLPEDLRDWLYRFLD; encoded by the coding sequence ATGACGGCGAAACAGATCAACAACCGGCATGTGTTCGAAGTGCCGTTTCGAGATGTCGGCATGCGCGGCGAAATGTTCAGCGCGGCCTATATCATTCATGCGGAAGAGGCGCTCGCGCGCTTCTGGGACCAGCGTGAACCGCTGGACACCGATCCGGCCTTCTATGTCTCGAAGGTCAGCTGCAATCTTCTGCGAGCCGTGCGCTTTGGCGATCGGATCGAAACCACCGTGCGGGTCAGCAAGATCGGCGGGCGCTCCGCCGGCTTTTCCATCCTCATGCACCGGGGTGCGGAACAGGTGGCGGAGGCCGAAATCATCTGGAGCGCCTGCGACCGGCAAAGCGGCGCCCCGGCACCGCTTCCCGAAGACCTGCGTGACTGGCTGTATCGCTTCCTGGATTGA
- a CDS encoding histone deacetylase family protein yields the protein MTTRLYENKIFLEHNTPEGHPERADRLRSLALALEHPNFERLERVQAPQANEDAVLLAHPEEHLFSVMREIPEEENRIRQIEADTHVSQKSLQAALTGIGGAIAAVDDVFNGKADNVFVASRPPGHHAEKSKAMGFCLFNNVAIAARHAQKTYGVERVAIVDWDVHHGNGTQDIFWDDPNVLFCSTHQMPLYPWTGELGETGAHNNIINAPLEPHAAGDHFREAFSTRVLPALHNFRPDFLLISAGFDAHHRDPLAQINLVGDDFDWATGRLMEIAGRYAGNRLVSLLEGGYDLEGLAESAGLHICRLMKG from the coding sequence ATGACGACCCGCCTGTACGAAAACAAGATTTTCCTCGAACACAATACGCCAGAAGGCCATCCCGAGCGCGCCGACCGGCTGCGCTCGCTGGCGCTGGCGCTGGAGCACCCGAACTTCGAACGGCTGGAGCGTGTGCAGGCACCCCAGGCCAACGAGGATGCCGTTCTGCTGGCGCATCCGGAAGAGCACCTGTTCTCCGTCATGCGTGAAATTCCCGAAGAGGAAAACCGCATCCGCCAGATCGAAGCGGATACGCATGTCAGCCAGAAGAGCCTGCAGGCGGCGCTGACCGGCATTGGCGGGGCCATTGCCGCCGTGGATGATGTGTTCAACGGCAAGGCGGACAATGTGTTCGTGGCCTCCCGCCCCCCGGGCCATCATGCCGAAAAGTCAAAGGCCATGGGCTTTTGCCTGTTCAACAATGTGGCGATTGCGGCCCGCCATGCGCAGAAGACCTATGGTGTCGAGCGCGTCGCCATTGTCGACTGGGATGTGCATCACGGCAATGGAACGCAGGATATTTTCTGGGACGATCCGAACGTGCTGTTCTGTTCCACGCACCAGATGCCGCTCTACCCGTGGACGGGTGAGCTTGGCGAAACGGGAGCGCACAACAACATCATCAATGCGCCGCTCGAGCCGCATGCGGCGGGCGATCATTTTCGCGAAGCATTCTCCACCCGCGTTCTGCCCGCGCTTCACAACTTTCGTCCGGATTTCCTGCTGATCTCGGCAGGCTTCGACGCACATCACCGCGATCCGCTGGCGCAGATCAATCTGGTTGGCGATGATTTCGACTGGGCGACCGGGCGTTTGATGGAAATTGCCGGACGCTATGCGGGCAACCGCCTCGTAAGCCTTCTCGAAGGGGGCTATGATCTTGAAGGACTGGCGGAATCCGCCGGACTTCACATTTGCAGACTGATGAAGGGTTGA
- a CDS encoding exodeoxyribonuclease VII small subunit, with protein sequence MSDSAANQDVGSLSFEKAVAELEGIVTRLERGDVALDESIAIYERGEALKKHCETLLNAAENRIEKIRLDRAGKPQGAEPLDGE encoded by the coding sequence ATGAGCGACAGTGCAGCAAACCAGGATGTGGGCAGCCTGAGCTTCGAAAAGGCGGTGGCCGAGCTGGAAGGTATCGTGACACGGCTTGAGCGGGGCGATGTGGCGCTGGACGAATCCATCGCCATCTACGAGCGGGGCGAAGCGCTCAAGAAACATTGCGAAACGCTTCTCAATGCAGCGGAAAACCGTATCGAGAAAATCCGTCTCGACCGGGCTGGCAAGCCGCAGGGAGCAGAGCCTCTCGACGGCGAATAA
- a CDS encoding ROK family protein, whose product MWVKSSPTGDEVQGLRFSTAKPGTELLRRQNMLAVLGVLRLKGALSHTELSELTGLASATVTAVTVDLEKAGAIERQEQSAPSGRGRPRVLFERAAGFAYAVSVQISSDALHYALSDYRGKLIDRFSTVRDVNVAKAGPLLQDMAASLARLLGRSKLPPEAFSQLSLSSKGIVEPEVGRLVWSPVLGREEVDFSVLADAYPNCHLSLSNETLLVVQALARRQSSRSEMPPNGLVALSLGHSIGLGIARMEAGEIMTTAPNFGHMLNAPDNRLCRCGAYGCIEASAGFYGILRLAFQVPPNTIPAKFVPLVEMEKIAQSARQGNRMAQYAFRQAGLALGQGLSRVLSLAGDMPVAITGPGNRFYDLLTGGIEEGLSQSLHVRLNGQPAISLVQDEQALVFEGHVDRSLNAIDHRVTQVR is encoded by the coding sequence ATGTGGGTGAAATCTTCGCCGACCGGAGACGAGGTTCAGGGACTACGCTTTTCTACGGCAAAGCCCGGCACCGAGCTTCTGCGCCGCCAGAACATGCTGGCCGTGCTGGGCGTGTTGCGGCTAAAGGGCGCGCTTTCCCATACGGAGCTTTCGGAACTGACAGGCCTTGCCTCTGCCACGGTCACGGCGGTCACGGTCGATCTGGAAAAGGCAGGCGCCATCGAGCGGCAGGAGCAGAGCGCGCCCAGCGGGCGAGGGCGGCCGCGCGTCTTGTTCGAGCGGGCTGCCGGGTTTGCCTATGCGGTTTCGGTGCAGATCTCTTCGGATGCGCTGCACTACGCGCTTTCTGATTACCGCGGCAAGCTGATTGACCGGTTCAGCACGGTTCGGGATGTCAACGTTGCGAAGGCGGGTCCGCTTCTGCAGGATATGGCCGCATCGCTCGCCAGGCTTCTGGGGCGCTCCAAGCTTCCGCCGGAGGCTTTCAGCCAGCTCTCCTTGAGCAGCAAGGGCATCGTGGAGCCGGAGGTTGGCAGGCTTGTCTGGTCGCCGGTTCTCGGACGCGAAGAGGTGGATTTTTCAGTGCTGGCCGATGCCTATCCCAATTGCCACCTGTCGCTCAGCAATGAAACCCTGCTCGTGGTTCAGGCCCTGGCACGGCGCCAATCGTCGAGATCGGAAATGCCGCCGAACGGGCTTGTTGCCCTGTCGCTTGGCCACAGCATAGGCCTCGGCATTGCGCGCATGGAGGCAGGCGAAATCATGACGACCGCCCCGAATTTCGGACATATGCTGAATGCTCCCGACAACCGGCTCTGTCGCTGCGGCGCCTATGGCTGTATCGAGGCATCGGCCGGTTTCTACGGCATCCTGCGCTTGGCGTTCCAGGTGCCGCCGAACACTATACCCGCCAAGTTCGTTCCGCTTGTAGAAATGGAAAAGATTGCCCAGTCGGCACGTCAGGGCAATCGCATGGCGCAATATGCCTTCCGTCAGGCGGGTCTTGCGCTGGGGCAGGGGTTGTCGCGCGTGCTGAGCCTTGCAGGCGACATGCCGGTTGCGATCACCGGACCGGGCAACCGCTTCTACGATCTCCTGACGGGCGGTATCGAGGAAGGGTTGTCGCAATCGCTGCATGTGAGGCTGAACGGTCAGCCCGCCATATCGCTGGTGCAGGACGAACAGGCACTGGTGTTCGAAGGGCATGTTGATCGATCCCTGAACGCCATCGATCATCGTGTCACGCAAGTGCGGTGA
- the xylF gene encoding D-xylose ABC transporter substrate-binding protein, whose product MKSVLKLMAAAAVITAVHAPAFAKDLVVGVSWSNFQEERWKTDEAAIKKALEAAGAKYISADAQTSAAKQLTDIESLISQGANALIVLAQDSSAIGPAIEKATNEGIPVIGYDRLIENPKTYYITFDNKEVGRLQAKEVFKVKPQGNYVFIKGGSTDPNADFVFSGQQEVLKDAIASGKVKNVGEAYTDGWKPEIAQKNMEQFLTKNNNKVDAVVSSNDGMAGGVVAALEAQGLAGSVPVSGQDGDKAALNRIALGTQTVSVWKDSRELGKKAGEVAVALAKGTKMEALPGTQKFKGGAKGVEMNSVFLTPIAITKDNLNIVLDAGWISKKELCQGVKAGSVKVCS is encoded by the coding sequence ATGAAATCAGTTCTGAAGCTGATGGCCGCTGCTGCTGTCATCACCGCTGTTCACGCACCGGCTTTTGCCAAGGATCTCGTCGTTGGCGTATCCTGGTCCAACTTCCAGGAAGAGCGTTGGAAGACCGACGAAGCGGCCATCAAGAAGGCGCTCGAAGCCGCTGGCGCGAAGTATATTTCTGCTGACGCCCAGACATCTGCTGCCAAGCAGCTGACCGACATCGAAAGCCTGATCTCGCAGGGCGCCAACGCCCTCATCGTTCTGGCGCAGGATTCGTCCGCTATCGGCCCGGCCATTGAAAAGGCAACCAACGAAGGCATTCCGGTCATCGGCTACGACCGCCTGATCGAAAACCCGAAGACCTACTACATCACCTTCGACAACAAGGAAGTCGGTCGCCTTCAGGCCAAGGAAGTCTTCAAGGTCAAGCCGCAGGGCAATTACGTGTTCATCAAGGGTGGCTCCACCGACCCGAACGCTGATTTCGTCTTCTCTGGTCAGCAGGAAGTGCTGAAGGACGCCATCGCTTCCGGCAAGGTGAAGAATGTCGGCGAAGCCTATACGGATGGCTGGAAGCCGGAAATTGCCCAGAAGAACATGGAGCAGTTCCTGACCAAGAACAACAACAAGGTCGATGCAGTCGTTTCCTCGAACGACGGTATGGCCGGTGGCGTTGTGGCCGCTCTCGAAGCGCAGGGTCTTGCCGGTTCCGTTCCGGTCTCCGGTCAGGATGGCGACAAGGCCGCTCTGAACCGTATCGCGCTTGGCACCCAGACCGTTTCTGTCTGGAAGGACAGCCGCGAACTGGGCAAGAAGGCTGGCGAAGTGGCCGTGGCACTTGCCAAGGGCACCAAGATGGAAGCGCTTCCGGGCACACAGAAGTTCAAGGGCGGCGCCAAGGGCGTTGAAATGAACTCCGTATTCCTGACGCCGATCGCCATTACCAAGGACAACCTGAACATTGTTCTCGATGCTGGCTGGATCTCCAAGAAGGAGCTTTGCCAGGGTGTAAAGGCTGGTTCCGTCAAGGTCTGCAGCTAA
- a CDS encoding sugar ABC transporter permease, with the protein MTDQTIPVAIKPASGARAAPGNPLKRFFQATEIDTRLLGMVVAMLLIWLGFHVLSDGLFLTSRNLWNLSVQAASVSVMATGMVLVIVTRNIDLSVGSILGFVGMIMAVTQTKFLPAWLGYDHPMTWILALSVGIVLGAAIGAFQGAIIAFLNVPSFIVTLGGLLVWRGAAWMVTSGATVAPMDTKFRLMGGGADGSIGATASWIVGVIACGFIVLSILHSRKQRKRFGFPLKPIWAEFFVGIASCGIVLGAVKVLNSYYMPVNLARRYAEENGIAWPENGLDIPLGIAIPVLIALSIAIGMNFLTNRTRFGRYVFAIGGNPEAAELAGIKTRWVTVRLFALMGALCAIAAAISTARLNAATNAQGTLDELYTIAAAVIGGTSLAGGVGTIAGAVLGALVMQSLNSGMVLLGMDAPLQSIVIGMVLVLAVWLDTIYRARAR; encoded by the coding sequence ATGACGGATCAAACCATTCCGGTCGCCATCAAACCCGCCAGTGGCGCTCGCGCGGCACCCGGCAACCCGCTCAAGCGCTTCTTCCAGGCAACGGAAATCGACACGCGCCTTCTCGGCATGGTCGTTGCCATGCTGTTGATCTGGCTTGGTTTCCACGTTCTGTCGGACGGCCTGTTCCTGACATCGCGCAACCTCTGGAACCTCTCGGTCCAGGCGGCCTCCGTTTCCGTCATGGCAACGGGCATGGTGCTGGTGATCGTGACGCGCAATATCGACCTCTCCGTCGGCTCGATCCTCGGTTTCGTCGGCATGATCATGGCCGTGACGCAGACAAAGTTCCTGCCCGCATGGCTTGGCTATGACCACCCCATGACATGGATCCTGGCGCTGAGCGTCGGCATCGTTCTGGGCGCCGCCATCGGCGCATTTCAGGGCGCAATCATCGCCTTTCTCAATGTTCCCTCCTTCATTGTTACGCTTGGCGGCCTGCTGGTCTGGCGCGGCGCGGCCTGGATGGTGACGAGCGGTGCGACCGTTGCACCCATGGACACCAAATTCCGCCTGATGGGCGGCGGCGCGGATGGCTCCATCGGGGCAACCGCCAGCTGGATCGTCGGCGTCATCGCCTGCGGCTTCATCGTGCTGTCCATCCTGCATTCGCGCAAGCAGCGCAAGCGCTTCGGCTTTCCGTTGAAGCCGATCTGGGCCGAATTCTTCGTCGGCATTGCCAGCTGCGGCATCGTGCTCGGCGCAGTGAAGGTTCTCAACAGCTATTACATGCCGGTCAATCTGGCCCGCCGCTATGCGGAAGAGAATGGCATTGCCTGGCCGGAAAACGGTCTCGACATTCCGCTCGGCATCGCTATTCCGGTCCTGATTGCGCTCAGCATTGCCATCGGCATGAACTTCCTGACGAACCGCACGCGCTTTGGCCGCTACGTCTTCGCCATCGGTGGCAACCCGGAAGCAGCAGAACTGGCCGGCATCAAGACCCGCTGGGTGACCGTTCGCCTGTTTGCACTGATGGGAGCGCTCTGCGCCATCGCAGCCGCGATTTCTACCGCCCGCCTCAACGCCGCCACCAATGCACAAGGCACGCTGGACGAGCTTTATACCATTGCCGCAGCCGTGATCGGCGGCACGTCGCTGGCCGGTGGCGTGGGCACCATTGCCGGTGCGGTTCTGGGCGCGCTGGTCATGCAATCGCTGAATTCCGGCATGGTTCTGCTTGGCATGGATGCGCCCTTGCAGAGCATCGTGATCGGCATGGTGCTGGTGCTGGCGGTCTGGCTTGACACCATCTATCGCGCAAGAGCCCGCTAG
- a CDS encoding ATP-binding cassette domain-containing protein, protein MTQDKTPLVEMRDVSISFGGIHAVDGASVDLFPGEVVALLGHNGAGKSTLIKILSGAYRRDSGEILINGEAADINNPRDAKKYGIETIYQTLAVADNVDAAANLYLGRELRTPWGTLDDVAMEAKAREVMGRLNPNFQRFKEPVKALSGGQRQSVAIARAILFDARILIMDEPTAALGPQETAQVGELITQLKREGIGIFLISHDIHDVFDLADRVFVMKNGRVVGHARTEDVTKDEVLGMIILGKVPPGATAGPGAMQMA, encoded by the coding sequence ATGACGCAAGACAAAACACCTCTGGTGGAAATGCGCGACGTTTCCATCTCCTTCGGCGGCATTCACGCTGTCGATGGTGCCTCGGTGGATCTCTTCCCCGGCGAAGTCGTGGCTCTTCTCGGCCACAACGGTGCGGGCAAATCCACCCTGATCAAGATCCTCTCCGGCGCTTATCGCCGGGATTCAGGCGAAATCCTCATCAATGGCGAAGCGGCTGATATCAACAACCCGCGCGATGCCAAGAAATACGGTATCGAGACCATCTACCAGACCTTGGCCGTGGCCGATAACGTCGATGCTGCCGCCAACCTCTATCTCGGCCGCGAGCTTCGCACGCCCTGGGGTACGCTGGACGATGTGGCGATGGAAGCCAAGGCGCGTGAGGTTATGGGGCGTTTGAACCCCAACTTTCAGCGCTTCAAGGAGCCGGTGAAGGCATTGTCCGGCGGTCAGCGCCAGTCTGTTGCCATTGCCCGCGCCATTCTGTTCGACGCCCGTATCCTCATCATGGACGAGCCAACGGCAGCGCTTGGACCGCAGGAAACGGCGCAGGTTGGTGAACTGATCACCCAGCTGAAGCGCGAAGGCATCGGCATCTTCCTGATCAGCCACGACATTCATGACGTGTTCGATCTGGCAGACCGGGTATTCGTGATGAAGAACGGCCGCGTGGTGGGCCATGCGCGCACTGAGGATGTGACCAAGGACGAAGTTCTCGGCATGATCATCCTGGGCAAGGTGCCGCCGGGTGCCACCGCCGGTCCCGGCGCCATGCAGATGGCGTGA
- a CDS encoding homocysteine S-methyltransferase family protein, whose translation MTTLKILDGGMSRELLRLGAELKQPEWSALALINSPQIVRQVHEEFIAAGADVITTNSYALVPFHIGEERFSKEGPALIRLSGELARQAAEKAGRPVTVAGGLPPIFGSYEPENFDPSRVQDYLSVLVENLDAYADVWLGETLSLIAEGEAVRVAVKDTGKPFWISFTLADDEAQVKGGEPKLRSGETVADAALWAAGSGAEALMFNCAKPEVMEAAVRTASAIFKEKGVPIEIGVYANAFEADADDSAANEGLHETRKDLTDDAYSRFACNWADAGASFIGGCCGIGAAHIHTLAGVLRGR comes from the coding sequence ATGACGACGCTCAAAATTCTCGATGGCGGCATGAGCCGGGAACTCCTGCGTCTTGGCGCTGAACTCAAGCAGCCGGAATGGTCGGCGCTGGCGCTGATCAATAGCCCGCAGATCGTGCGGCAGGTGCATGAGGAATTCATCGCCGCCGGTGCCGATGTCATCACCACCAATTCCTATGCGCTGGTGCCGTTCCACATCGGCGAAGAGCGTTTTTCCAAGGAAGGCCCGGCGCTCATTCGTCTCTCTGGCGAACTGGCGCGACAGGCAGCGGAGAAGGCTGGTCGTCCGGTGACGGTCGCGGGTGGTCTGCCACCGATCTTCGGCTCCTACGAGCCGGAAAATTTCGATCCTTCCCGCGTGCAGGATTATCTTTCGGTGCTGGTGGAAAACCTCGACGCCTATGCGGATGTCTGGCTGGGCGAAACGCTGAGCCTGATTGCCGAGGGCGAAGCGGTGCGTGTCGCGGTGAAAGATACGGGCAAGCCCTTCTGGATCTCGTTCACGCTGGCGGATGACGAGGCGCAGGTGAAAGGCGGCGAACCGAAACTTCGCTCTGGCGAGACGGTGGCCGATGCAGCGCTCTGGGCGGCAGGTTCCGGCGCTGAGGCGCTGATGTTCAACTGCGCCAAGCCGGAAGTCATGGAAGCGGCGGTGCGCACGGCGTCCGCCATCTTCAAGGAAAAAGGCGTCCCGATCGAAATCGGCGTCTACGCCAATGCTTTCGAGGCCGATGCGGATGACAGCGCCGCCAACGAAGGCCTGCACGAAACCCGCAAGGACCTGACGGACGATGCCTATTCCCGCTTTGCCTGCAACTGGGCGGATGCGGGCGCCAGCTTCATTGGCGGCTGCTGCGGCATCGGTGCCGCCCATATTCACACGCTGGCCGGTGTACTCAGGGGCAGGTGA
- a CDS encoding ABC transporter permease, which produces MRFDWIAKYWPLLIDGAIQTVSLLAISVSVGFVLAIGLAFAQVSGGLISRNLSRAYCTFLRGTPLLIQLWLLYYGVGSLLPLVPGLRQSFLWPILREGFFFAAVSFTLNFAAYQAVILRGALLSVPKGELEAGRAVGMGPFTLVRRIWLPRAIRIALPTIAGEVVLQLKSTPLAFTVTVMDLYAVAYKVRQDTLLVYEPLIVVTLFYVALTAVIARSFKFVEAQVPIRR; this is translated from the coding sequence ATGAGGTTCGACTGGATTGCGAAATATTGGCCGCTTCTGATCGACGGCGCGATACAGACCGTGTCGCTGCTCGCGATTTCCGTATCCGTGGGCTTCGTGCTCGCCATCGGCCTCGCCTTCGCGCAGGTGTCCGGCGGGCTGATATCCCGCAATCTCTCGCGGGCCTATTGCACCTTCCTGCGCGGCACACCGCTGCTCATCCAGCTTTGGCTGCTCTATTACGGTGTCGGCTCGCTCCTGCCATTGGTGCCGGGCCTCAGACAAAGCTTTCTCTGGCCCATCCTGCGCGAGGGCTTCTTCTTCGCGGCGGTCTCGTTCACGCTGAATTTTGCCGCTTATCAGGCCGTCATCCTGCGGGGCGCGCTTCTCTCGGTGCCCAAGGGCGAGCTGGAAGCGGGCCGCGCGGTTGGCATGGGCCCGTTCACGCTGGTGCGCCGTATCTGGTTGCCACGCGCCATCCGCATCGCGCTGCCCACCATTGCGGGCGAGGTGGTGCTGCAATTGAAATCAACGCCGCTCGCCTTCACCGTCACGGTCATGGATCTCTATGCGGTCGCCTACAAGGTGCGGCAGGACACGCTGCTGGTCTATGAGCCGCTGATCGTGGTGACCTTGTTCTATGTCGCGCTGACGGCCGTGATTGCCCGCAGTTTCAAGTTTGTCGAAGCACAGGTGCCGATCCGGCGCTGA
- a CDS encoding ABC transporter permease — MAASQMSVWELLSPYPPGWGGLLLTGALSTVAISACAYAIGLAIGLAGALGKLSGNRALVFGLNAYTAIIRAVPELILIVGLYYAGTDGLNRLLTAVSLPTIEINGFVAAVSVLGFVQGAYMTEVLRGAVLAIPSGQIDAARAFGFSPFLAFRRVTLPALLPNALPGMANLWMSIIKDSALVAVVGYQELALATRLAGANTKQYFLFFLAAAFLYLAITLVSNLVFTALERRVRRGQPQLS; from the coding sequence ATGGCGGCGAGCCAGATGAGCGTTTGGGAACTGCTGTCTCCCTATCCTCCGGGATGGGGCGGCTTGCTGCTGACCGGCGCTCTCTCCACCGTCGCCATCTCGGCCTGCGCCTACGCTATCGGTCTGGCTATTGGCCTTGCCGGTGCGTTGGGCAAGCTTTCCGGCAATCGTGCATTGGTGTTTGGGCTGAATGCCTACACGGCCATCATTCGCGCGGTGCCGGAACTCATTCTCATCGTTGGTCTCTACTATGCCGGCACAGACGGGCTGAACCGGCTGCTTACGGCGGTTTCCCTGCCCACCATCGAAATAAACGGCTTTGTCGCCGCCGTATCTGTCCTTGGCTTCGTGCAAGGGGCCTATATGACGGAAGTGCTTCGTGGGGCGGTTCTGGCAATTCCCTCCGGCCAGATCGATGCTGCCAGGGCTTTCGGCTTCTCGCCCTTCCTTGCCTTTCGCCGCGTCACCCTTCCGGCACTGTTGCCGAATGCGCTGCCCGGCATGGCAAACCTCTGGATGTCCATCATCAAGGATAGCGCTCTGGTCGCCGTGGTCGGCTATCAGGAACTGGCGCTGGCAACCAGGCTGGCAGGGGCGAATACCAAGCAATATTTCCTGTTCTTCCTTGCGGCGGCCTTTCTCTATCTGGCCATCACGCTCGTCTCGAACCTCGTTTTCACCGCACTGGAACGCCGCGTGCGACGCGGCCAGCCACAGTTGAGCTGA
- a CDS encoding transporter substrate-binding domain-containing protein — translation MKPFSLLLAGAAFIASAFAAQAEVRFGILNEAYPPFFAKDASGKWQGWEIELMDAVCAEIKEKCTIVESSWDGLIPALQAKKLDVIWASMSITDERLKTIDFTNKYYNTPSKLIGPKDQKPGATADAVKGKTIGIQVSTIQTEYYKKYFAKQADEKTYQTLDEALQDLANGRIDYVFADSIVLGDFLKSETGKNCCADMGNVDADPAVLGIGVGGGVRKSDTELKAKLNAAIAAVRASGKYDEITKKYFDFDVYGAK, via the coding sequence ATGAAGCCTTTTTCTCTCCTTCTCGCTGGCGCAGCTTTCATTGCCTCAGCCTTTGCCGCTCAGGCTGAGGTGCGCTTTGGAATCTTGAATGAAGCCTATCCGCCCTTTTTCGCCAAGGATGCCAGTGGCAAATGGCAGGGTTGGGAAATCGAGCTGATGGATGCGGTCTGCGCTGAGATCAAGGAAAAATGCACGATCGTGGAGTCTTCCTGGGATGGTTTGATTCCGGCGCTTCAAGCCAAGAAGCTGGATGTGATCTGGGCGTCCATGTCGATCACCGATGAGCGCCTGAAGACGATCGACTTCACCAACAAATACTACAATACGCCGAGCAAGCTCATCGGCCCCAAGGACCAGAAGCCGGGTGCCACGGCCGATGCGGTGAAGGGCAAGACCATCGGCATTCAGGTCTCGACCATCCAGACGGAATACTACAAGAAGTATTTCGCCAAGCAGGCAGACGAAAAGACCTATCAGACCCTGGATGAAGCTCTGCAGGATCTGGCCAATGGCCGCATCGACTATGTGTTTGCCGATTCCATCGTTCTGGGCGATTTCCTGAAGAGCGAAACAGGCAAGAATTGCTGCGCCGACATGGGCAATGTTGATGCTGATCCGGCCGTTCTGGGTATCGGTGTCGGCGGCGGTGTACGCAAGAGCGATACCGAGCTGAAGGCGAAGCTCAACGCGGCCATTGCCGCCGTGCGCGCCAGTGGAAAATACGACGAAATCACGAAGAAATATTTCGATTTCGACGTCTACGGCGCAAAGTAA